The window GGTGTCCCAGGTACGCGTGGTCTGCTGCTTGCCGAACGCCTGCTCAATCAACTTCATGAAGTCCGGAGTCTCCGCACCGCGTTGGTAGGTGGTGAAGACCTCACATCCCTCCACGGCCACGATCCGCGCCTCGTTGAGCACGACCGGGAGCTTCGGCACGACGGGTGGTGTCCGCAGGAATGTCACCACCCGCTTGGCATCGGCGGGCAGCCGAAACGGGGCGAAGGGATCCCGCTCCAGCACTGCTTGAAGGACATCGTGTGGGCGGACGAACGTCTCGAAGGTGCGACCGAGCCCGGCGAAGACGGCGGCCTCGACCTTCCGTTCGAGCGTCGCGACTGGCGCCGTGCGCGCGTCGAAGACGACGTTGCCGCTGGCCAACACGGTCTTCACCTTCGCGAAGCCGCCCGCTTCGAAGGCCGCGCGCAGTTCCGCCATGCGACAGTTGGTTGGCATGACGCCGCGAAGGAAGGCGACATAACGTGGCATGGGGCGTGGCCGTGGAGGGAAGGGAATCCTATGGCGTGACGCGCACCGCTGTCGCATCGGACCGCAGGGCCTCAACCAGCGCCGTCAGCGCCGCCTCATCGAGGTTGATCCCGATGAACACGGCGACCGTCGCGAAGCCGGCGAGGGGGAGTGCCTCAAAGCGGAGGGCGTCGTCCCCGGCGACATAACTCCACGCCCACTGGGCGCCGGGAGCATCCGCAAGTCCAATGACTCCCTTCGCGCGCCGCAGCCCGGGGCCGAGGGCGAGTACGCGGCTGGTGAGCGCCGAGCGTTCGACGACCGCCGGCAGCTCAACACCAACCGAGGCGAAGTGATGACGGTGGGGATCGTGGTGGGCGGACGGGGAGGATGCGCCGGCCCGCACAATGCGTGTCGGTGTTGGTTGGCGCACGAGGGACGACAGCTCGATGGTGAGCGCCTCGGGGGTCGTACGTCGGGCGAGGGGGTTCACCTCCACGAGCGATGCCTCGACGCTGGCGAGCCGACGCGGCGCGAGTTCCTCCGCCCAGTTCATCCAGACATGTGATGCCGTGGTCACCTGTTCGCGTTCCAGCGTCTTGTCGAACCATCGCTTCTGCCACCGTCGGGCGTCGATCACGGTGACCTGGATCGGACGGGACAAGGCAGAAAGTCGCGGGTCCAGGGCAAGGACATCGTGCAGCTCCGCCGCATCGCTCGTCCCGTTGGCCTCGATCAGCACGGCCGTGTCAGCGTCGATCACCAGTCCGGCGAGCGATTCCAACAGCTCTTCCCGCGAGCCACAGCAGATGCAGTCGCCACTGATCGGGGTCACCAGGGCATCGAGTGCCGCGAGTCGCGCGGCGTCCACCCGTGCGTCCTGGTAGTCATTGAGGATGACGCGCGGGCGCACCCCCTCTGCCCCAAGGAGGGGGATCACACGCTGCAGCAACGTGGTCTTGCCGGCGCCCAGGTAGCCGACGATCAGCAGGAGGGGGACAGCCACCGAACGGGAGCTCGCATCAACGCAAGCTACCTGCACGAAGGGAACGCCAGAAGGCCATGATGGCGTTGCGCATCGTTCGTGCACCTGCGCCCGTGCTCGCGCGCCGGAAATCCCGTAGCTTCCGCCCCAGCCGCTTGCAGGCCCGACCCCAGGCCAGGAGAAGTCCACGTGGTGCACGGATTGCTGTTGCTTGTGCTGGCCCAGCCAGCGCCCCCGGAGCCGGTCATCTGGTTTCGGCAGCCTGCCAAGACGTGGAACGAGGCGTTGCCCGTCGGCAACGGCCGGCTTGGGGCAATGGTGTTCGGGCACCCCGGGCGAGAACACATACAGCTCAACGAGGAGACGCTCTGGTCTGGCGGTCCGTATGATCCGGTCGTCCGCGGGGCATCTGCCGCCCTTCCCGAGATTCGCCGCTTGCTCTTCGCGGGTGACGTGGCTGCGGCGCACGACCTGTTCGGACGCACCATGATGGGCCGTCCCATCGAACAGATGAAGTACCAGTCGCTGGGCGACCTGTGGCTCGATGTGCCCGGGCACGACAGCGTCACAAACTATCGACGGGAACTCGACCTCGATCAGGCGGTAGCTCGCGTCTCATACACGGTCGCGGGGGTGCGCTACCTGCGGGAAGTGTTTGTGAGCGCGGTCGACCAGGTGGTGGTGGTGCGCCTCAGTGCGGATCGACCCGGGATGATCACCCTGGCGGCCGAGTTGCGCGGCACGCGGAACCCCACGCACTCGAACTACGGTACCGACTACTTCCAGATGGACGCGGTAGGCCCACGCACGCTGCGCCTCACGGGCAAGAGCACGGACTACCTCGGCGTAGCCGGCCAGCTGCGTTACCAGGCCGATCTCGAGGCCAAGGTCGATGGTGGCACGGTGCGGGCTGATCGTCGCCGACTCATGGTCCAGGGGGCCGACGTCGTGACGTTGGTGCTCGCCGCCGCGACGAGTTTCGTGGACTACCGCACGGTGACGGCCAACGCGGGGGAGCGGGTCGCGGCCACGGTAGGCGCCGCCATGCGGCGCTCCTGGCCGGCCCTGCACGCCGACCACGTGCGCGAACACCAACAGTGGTTTCGGCGGGTCCAGCTGTCGTTGGGGCCGCCCGACGCCCAGCTGGACACGCTCCCCACCGACGCGCGCATCGCGCGGTTTGCCACCTCGCCGGACCCCGGCCTGGCGGCGCTGTACTACCAGTTCGGCCGCTACCTGTTAATCACCAGCTCTCGCCCCGGGACGGAGCCGGCCAACCTGCAGGGGATCTGGAACGACAACCCCAACCCGTGGTGGGACTCGAAGTACACGGTCAACATCAACCTCCCGATGAACTACTGGCTGGCCGAGACGGCCAACCTCGCCGAGTTGGTCGGGCCGCTGGAGAAGCTGGTCCGCGAGGTCGCGGAGGCTGGCGCGGTCACGGCACGCGAGCACTGGGGTGCGCGCGGCTGGGTGCTGCACCAGAACACCGATCTCTGGCGCTCCACGACCCCGATGGACGGCCCGTCCTGGGGCGCGTGGCCCGTCGGCGGGGCCTGGCTGATGACAAACCTGATGGAGCGCTACCAATTTGCCCCGGACACCGCCACCCTGCGGCGGCTCTATCCGCTGCTGCGCGGCCAGGTGCGCTTTCTGCTCGACGTCCTGGTGCCGGAGCCCACGCGTGGGTGGCTGGTGACGGCGCCGTCGAACTCCCCCGAGAACTTCCCGGCCTTTCCCGGAAACGGCGAGTTCTTCGACGAGACGACGGGACTCGTCCTCACGGCGCGCACCATGGCGGTCGGTCCCACCATGGATATGCAGATCATTCGCGAAGTGCTGACGCAGTTCGGCGAGGCGGCGCGAGTGCTTCACATGGACAGCGCGATGGTGACCGAGGCACTGGCCGCCCGCGGGAGGCTGGCGCCCAACCAGGTCGGCAAGCACGGACAGCTGCAAGAGTGGCTGGAGGACTGGGACGAGATCGAGCCAGAGCATCGCCACCTGTCGCACCTCTGGGGGCTCTATCCCGGGCGCGAGATCACTCCCGAAGGCACGCCGGCGTTGGCTCGCGCCGCTGCGGTCTCCCTCGACCGGCGTGGCACGGGCGGTTGCGGATGGTCCTACGCATGGAAGATGGGGCTGCGGGCGCGTCTCTACGACGGCAACGCGGCACATGACCAGTTCCGCGCCCTGCTGGGGCGATCGTCCGTCTCCAACTTCTTCTCGTTGTGCGGCCGCGCGCTGCAGGTGGACGGCAACCTGGGCGCGACGGCCGCGATGGCCGAGATGCTCGTCCAGTCGCACGGGGCGGTGCTGCACCTGTTGCCGGCGCTTCCATCCGATTGGGCTCAGGGAACGGTGACCGGTCTCCGGGCCCGGGGCGGGTTTACGATCGACCTCTCGTGGCGCGCGGCCAAGGTCACCGAGGCACGGCTGGTCGCCACGCGCGCGGGCGAGGTGGTGGTGCAGGCACCCGGGCTGGAGCGGGTGAGCGCGTCGGGTCGCGCGGTGCGCGTCCGCAGGGTGGGGCCGGCGACTCTCGCCTTTGAGGCCAGCCCCGGGGTGACGTACGTGCTGCGATGACGCGGGCGCTTCGCCGCCGCGTCAGCTACCGACGCGGAACGGCGGAGATGTTGCCGGAGGTGACCACGAAGGTCGCGCGGCGGTTGCGCTGCCAGCACGACTCTTCACCCGAGGTGCACTCCGGTTGCTCCTCACCCATGGAGACCACGGAGAGGCGAGAGTCGGCGATTCCCCGATCCATGAAGTAGCGCTTGACGCTGGCCGCGCGGCGCTGGCCGAGGGCGAGGTTGTATTCATCGGAGCCGCGATCATCGGCGTGGCCGGTCACACGCACCTGCACGTCGGCATTCGCCACGAGGACGGCGAGCTTGGCGTCGAGGGAGGCACGCGCCTCGTCGGTCAGTCCATCCTGATCGTACAGGAAGTAGACGGCCCCCTCCAGGGTGGCGCGGGCCTCCGCGAGCGCAGCGGCCGACGGGCCGGCGGGTGCTGCGGGTGGCGGTGTGGTGGGCGCCGGCTGGCTGGTCCCGCTGGACGACGGGGCTGGCTGCGATGGGGCCGGAGCGGGGGCTGGCGCCGCCTCAGGCTTCTTGCGGCAGGCGATGGGGGCCAGGCAGGCAACGGCGAGGACGAGCGCAACAGCGCGACGGTGATGCTGCGGCATGGGCGGGGCTCGTGACGGGGTGGTCGACCAGGGTTGTCCCAAGGTATCTGTGGGGGCAGCCTAACGCCACCCTTGCAGCGTGGTTAGGCAGGGTGTGGAGACGGGTCCGGGGCGTGATGTAGACTCGCCAATCTCGGGTGTGTGATCCACATTCCGCCGGATGACGACCGCTCCCTGGCCCGCCGTGCGCGTGAGGGCTACCCTGACCTTGTTCGCCGGTCTCACCTTCACGAACGCGGCGCTGCTGTTTGTCGTGCAGCCGATGTTCACGAAGATGGTGCTGCCGCTGCTTGGCGGAACGGCGGCGGTCTGGAACACCTGCCTCCTCTTCTTTCAGGCGGCGCTGCTGCTGGGGTACTGCTACGCGCACATGGGGAGCCGCCTGCTGGACCCAACCCGGCAGGGGCTGCTCCACCTCGTCCTGCTGGCCCTGGCCCTGCTGGTACTCCCCATCTCGATCCCCGAGTGGCTGCCCCCCCCAAGTGACGCCCGGCCGGTCTGGTGGCTGCTCGCGGTGCTTGCGGCTTCGTTAGGCCTGCCGTTCACCCTGCTCGCGGCCGGTGCCCCCATGTTCCAGCGGTGGTTCGCGTCGACCGCGCACCCGGGAGCGGGCAACCCCTATGTGCTGTACGTGGCGAGCAATCTCGGCTCGTTTGCCGCCTTGCTCGCCTATCCCCTCCTGGTGGAGCCCCGGTGGCGGCTGGGCGAGCAGGGGACGGCGTGGCGCACCGGGTACCTTGTGCTCGTGGCGTTGGTTGGGGCGGCATGGTGGATCACCCGTCGATGGTCGGCGGTGGCGACGCCGTCCGTGGCGCCGGTCGTGGCGCCGGCCCCCACGCGCGCCCTGAGGGTGCGGTGGGTCCTCCTCTCGGCCGTGCCGTCGTCCCTCCTCCTGGGGGTCACGACCTTCATCAGCACGGACGTGGCGGCTGTGCCGTTGCTGTGGGTCGTCCCGCTCTCGCTCTACCTGCTGACCTTCACGCTGGTGTTTGGCGAGCGTCCCCTGCTGGGGCGCGAGTTCATGAGTGGCTTCCACCTGTTCGTGGGAATCGCGCTGCTCGTGGTCGTGGGGATGACGCCGACCAAGTTGCACGCGGCCCACGTGATCCTGCACCTGCTGGGCTTCTTCGGCGCGGCGATGGTCTGTCACCGCCAGTTGGCGGACGTGCGTCCGCATCCGGCGCACCTCACGGAGTACTACCTGTGGATGTCGCTGGGGGGCGTCATTGGTGGTGCGTTTAATGTGCTGGTGGCCCCGGTGCTGTACCAGCGCGTCATCGAGTATCCGCTGATGCTGCTGGTGGCCTTTGCGTTGCGACCGGGGTACGGTGTCTACGATCGGTCGCGACGGGCCTGGTTGCTCGACCTGGTCCTGCCCGCCCTCGTCTTTGGCGGCATGGTGGCGAGTTTCCAGCTGCGCGTCCCCGTGGAGGGGCGCTGGCCGATGATCCTGATGTGGTCGGTGTTCACGGTGGCCGGGCTGGCGGTGGCCGCGATGTTTCGGCGCCCGCTGCGGCTCGCGTTAGGCGCGGCGGCGCTGTTCCTCGCCATCGAGCAGCGCAACGCGGGCAATGTCGAACGGGTGATCACCCAGGAGCGGAGCTTCTTTGGCGTCTACAAGGTGACGCGGTGGGAACACTACCTGATGTTGACCAGCGGCACGACGACCCACGGCGCCCAGGACCTGGTCACCAGCGGCAAGCGCACGCCGCTCACCTACTACACACGGCAGGGGCCGCTCGGCGACATCTTTTCGGAGTTGACCGATAGCACGCAGGCGCGACGTGTGGGACTCGTCGGGTTGGGGACCGGGACCACGGCGTGTTATGCCCGGCCGGGCGAGCCGTGGACGTACTTCGAGATTGATCCGACCGTCGTGCAGTTGGCGACGTCCGGGCGCGTGTTTACCTACGTGAAGGAATGTGCGCCCGGGGTGCGCATCGTCCTCGGCGATGCGCGGCGCTCGTTGGCTGCCGAGCCGGATCGCGCGTACGACCTGCTGGTGTTCGATGCCTTCAGCTCGGACGCGATCCCGGTGCACCTCATGACGCGTGAAGCGGTGCAGCTGTACCGGACGAAGCTCCAGCCCTACGCGGCAATGGCGTTCCACGTGAGCAACCGGTACCTGCACCTGGAGCCCGTGCTGGCGGCGATCGCGATGGACGAGGGGCTGGTGGCCGTGGCGCGCGATGACGCGCCGGACGAGGAGGCGCGAGCGGCACTACACTACGGCTCGCGCTGGGTGGTGCTCGCCCCGGATTCGGGGACGGTGCGGTCGCTGATTAACGATCGGGGATGGCGCCCGGCCGAACCGCGCTCCGGGGTCAGCGCGTGGACCGACGACTACTCGAACATCGTGCGGTTGCTCAAGAAGGAGTGATGTCGGGGGGCAGTGCCTTGCGCGGCGCCTCGGGGTGGGCCCGTGGCCCGAACAGGTCGTTCGACTGCAGGGAGCCGCCAACCGCATCGAGGGCACGACCCATTTCCTTCTGTGCGCGGGCGACGGCCCCGCGATAGGAGCCGCGGTACAGGGCGAGACTGGCGTAGCCCGTGAGCCCGGCGCTGCCGGCACCGACCAGCCCGGCCACCGCCGCGGCGGGCAGCGCCGCTGCCCACGTCGCCACGCCGATGGCCGCACCGGCTGCCGCGCCGATGATCCCGGTCACCGACGCCAGGAACGTCGCGATGCCGGCGGACGCGTTCACGTTGCGGCGTACTCCAGGGCGGAGGTCGACGTACATCGTCAGCTCGGTTGAGCCCGGGGCGCCCGGCGCTTCACGGATGGTGACCTGGCAGGTGGCGGCTTCCAGCTGCATCCGCGTGCCGTACCAGGTCATGTTCAACCCGCTGGCAACGCCGAGGATTGAGGTGTCCCCGGGCAGCGTGAAGACCATGACGCCACCATCAAGCGGGTGGCCGCCCACCACTTCGCGCAGCGAGAGGTCGAAGGGCCCCTGTTGGAGGATCTGGCCGAGGGCAGGCAACACCTTGCCCGGGGGGGCGGCCACGATCCGGGTAACGGCGAGGCTTCGCTCGGTGGTGCCGAGAAACCGTGGAGCCTTCCGCTCCTGCCAACTGGCGGTCGCGGTCGTGTCGGCCCCCTGCGCCGTACCTGCGGCCGGGCGTGCCCCGCGAACCTCGGCGAGGGCAAGCGAGACAAACTGTTGAGAGATCCCGGCCTCGACCGCCGCGGCCTGCACATGTTCCAGGCGGTAGCCATCGGCGGGTGTGGCCCCGCGGGCGGCGCCGGCCACCGTCAGCTCGGGGGCAATGTCCTTGCGTTCCAGCCGGCGCAAGGCATCGGCCTGCAGCTGCGCCGCCCGGTGCCACAGCGCGGCGGCCTCGGTCTCGCTCAGCACGACCCCGGGTGCGCCCGCCCCGGCGGCCTGCTCGGCGGCGGCCAGCGCGGCGCCTAACGACTCAGCGAGTGCTTCCCCGGTGCTGGGGCGCGCGTCAGGATCCTTGGCGAGGCACCGGTCAATCACGGCCGCGACGGACCGGGGGACGTCGGGCGCGACGCTGCCCAGCGGGGGGGCGGGTTTGGTCGCATGGGCGAGGAGGACCGCGGTGGCGACGTCGCCCTCGAACGGAAACCGCCCGCTGAGCAGCAGGAAGCCGACCACGCCGAGCGCGTAGAGGTCGCTCCGGCCATCGAGCGGGGCACCGGCTACCTGCTCGGGACTCATGTAGTGTACCGTCCCGAGCACGTTGCCCGTGTGCGTCAGGCCGTCGGCCCTGGTGGTGTCGCGCGCGATGCCGAAATCGGTGACCATCAACCGTCCGGTGCTGCGCTCCAGCATCAGGTTCTCGGGCTTCACGTCACGGTGGATCACGCCGCGGGCATGGGCATAGGCCAGCGCCCAGGCTGCCTCGCGCAGGTAGCGAACCACTTCGGCGACCGGGAGCGCGCCGCGTCCACGGAAGCGCTCGCCCAGGCTTTCACCGTCCACGAATCCCATGGCGAAGTACGCGACGTCGTTGACCGCCTCGGCGTGATGGATCGGGACGATGTTCGGGTGCGAGAGTTGGGCTGCCGTGCGTGCCTCGCGCAGGAAACGCTCCCGCACATCGGACGCCGCGGCCTGGTCGGCCGGGAGGACCTTGAGGGCGACCAGGCGATCCAGGGCGAGGTCTCGTGCGAGGTACACGATGCCCATCCCGCCGCGGCCCAGCTCACGTTCAATCTGGTAGCGTGCGGCCAGGAGGGTGCGCAGGGATTCAATCGTCACGCGGGAAAACTACGCGACCGGCGTGTGCGGAGTGTCCTGGGCCGCGCACTACGGCCGGGCGCCGCCCTGGAACTCGCTGAGTTGGAGCGTGATGCTCCCGAAGGCGACTTGGGTTTCCATCTTGACCATCATGCGGCGTTCGTCATCCGTGAACCAGACGGAGGCCTTGCCGCCCTGGCCGAAGATCCCGTTGGACTTGAAGACCGGGCGGACGACCACCGTCCCGAACCGACCCGCCGGCACGTTGACCGACTCGCGGCGCAGGACGCTGAGTGTCACCGGGTTGTTGGGCGGCTTGTAGAACCGGCTGTACGAGTAGGTTTGGCCCGCCTCGAGGGGGAGGGTGCGGGCGAAGAAGAGGAACGAGGCCTGGTCGAGGGGTTGGGCGGACATCTCGGCGTCGGGCTTCCGGATTTCCTGGAGGGGTCCACCGCCTTTGGGGACGCGCCAGTCGGTTTCCTGGTATTGTGCCCGATCGGGAAACAGCTCAGCGACGCGGCGCTCTTCCTTCCCTCCGTTGTTAGTCTCCTGCCGATAGCGCAAAGAGGACAACGTGGAGACGTCGAGCCAGCTTTCGAGGACGTTGACGACGCGAAAGCCGGGAATGCCGGCGCGCACCTCGAGGCGCAGGTGCCACGCCGGTCGCCCGCGCACCGTGTCGATGCCCACGACTTCCATGCGACCCGTGCCGACGGTCAGCGGTCCGTACTTGACGTTGTAGACCATCGACTCGCCGACGCCAAAGGGAACGCTGGCCGCGCCGCCGTTCTGGGCGTATAGCGGCAGGGCGGCCAGGAGGAGGGTCGGGAGCAGTCGGCGCATGTGAGGGGTCGGGCGCCGAAACATAGTCAGCGACGCGGGTGCTTTCGGGCTACCCGCGGCGTCGTCGCGGGTTCCGTGAGGGCCCGGCGCAACGTCGCGGGGGCGACCGCCAGGTATCCATCACGCAACAACTCGCGCAAGCCGTCCCAATCCGTTGCGGCGTCGAGCACGACACCCACCCATCCGGACGGGCCGACGTACGGCGGCTTGAAGAAGCGCGCCGGCCAGGTCGTGATAAGCAGTTGCTGGTTGGTGGGGGTGCACTTGATCCATGCCCCGTCACGTCCGCCCCCGTGGTGATCGTTCCGGCTGGCAAACATGGCGAACAGCTTGTTCTTCACGCGAAAGGTCGGTGCTCCCCAAGCCTCGACTTCATGGGCCTCGGGAAGGGCCAGGCAGGCCTTGCGCAGGCGGGTGAGTGCGGACGGTGGCAACGGGAGGCGGGAAGTGCGACGTGGAGGGTAGGCGCCCGGCGCGGATGAGGAAAGTGGGCCGTGTGGCTTGAGCCGGTTGCCCCACTGGCCCATGGGGGCGCAGTATACCGTCAGCTGCCGTGGCGTGGACCGTGGCCGCTCCCCCAGCCCTTCACGGTGATGCCCCAGCGACAACCTTCATATGACGTCTGCATCGTCGGCTCAGGTGCCGGCGGCGCGATGACCGCCCATGCGCTCACGCAGGCCGGGGCCAACGTCATCATGCTCGAGGCCGGCGCCTGGTGGGACAACACCAAGGACTCGGCGATGCTCAAGTTCCCGTACGACTCGCCGCGGCGTGGCGCATCGACGACGGAACGCCCGTTTGGGGAGTTTGACGCGTGCATTGGGGGGTGGCAGGTCGAGGGGGAACCGTACACGAAGGCCGACGGGACGAAGTTCGACTGGTGGCGGGCGCGCATGCTCGGTGGGCGCACGAACCATTGGGGGCGCATTTCCCTGCGCTTCGGCCCGGACGACTTCCGCCGCAAGTCGCTCGACGGGCTGGGCGACGACTGGCCGATCACCTACAACGATATTGCGCCGTACTACGACCAGGTCGACCAGCTCATCGGGATCTTCGGGTCGAAGGAGAACCTGCCCAATCATCCGGATGGAGTCTTTCATGAGGCCCCCAGGCCCCGGTGTTACGAACTGCATGTCAAGCGGGCGGCCGACAAGATGGGGATCTGGTGCATTCCGGCGCGGTTGTCGGTGATCACCCAGCCGCTCAATGGACGCGCCCCGTGCCACTACTGCGGGCAGTGTAACCGCGGGTGCATGACCAACTCGAACTTCTCGTCGCCGAACGTCCTGCTCTTCCCGGCGCAGAAGACCGGCCGGTTGACCATCACCGTGAACGCGATGGCGCGCGAGGTCGCCACCGACGCGCAAGGGCTCGCCACGGGCGTGCACTACATCGACAAGGCAACCGGCAAGGACGAGTTTGTCGCGGCCAAGGTTGTGGTGCTGGCGGCCAGCGCATGTGAAAGCGCCCGCATCCTCCTCAACTCGAGGAGTGCACGTCATCCCCAGGGACTCGCCAACTCGTCCGG is drawn from Gemmatimonadota bacterium and contains these coding sequences:
- a CDS encoding OmpA family protein, yielding MPQHHRRAVALVLAVACLAPIACRKKPEAAPAPAPAPSQPAPSSSGTSQPAPTTPPPAAPAGPSAAALAEARATLEGAVYFLYDQDGLTDEARASLDAKLAVLVANADVQVRVTGHADDRGSDEYNLALGQRRAASVKRYFMDRGIADSRLSVVSMGEEQPECTSGEESCWQRNRRATFVVTSGNISAVPRR
- a CDS encoding glycoside hydrolase family 95 protein; this encodes MHGLLLLVLAQPAPPEPVIWFRQPAKTWNEALPVGNGRLGAMVFGHPGREHIQLNEETLWSGGPYDPVVRGASAALPEIRRLLFAGDVAAAHDLFGRTMMGRPIEQMKYQSLGDLWLDVPGHDSVTNYRRELDLDQAVARVSYTVAGVRYLREVFVSAVDQVVVVRLSADRPGMITLAAELRGTRNPTHSNYGTDYFQMDAVGPRTLRLTGKSTDYLGVAGQLRYQADLEAKVDGGTVRADRRRLMVQGADVVTLVLAAATSFVDYRTVTANAGERVAATVGAAMRRSWPALHADHVREHQQWFRRVQLSLGPPDAQLDTLPTDARIARFATSPDPGLAALYYQFGRYLLITSSRPGTEPANLQGIWNDNPNPWWDSKYTVNINLPMNYWLAETANLAELVGPLEKLVREVAEAGAVTAREHWGARGWVLHQNTDLWRSTTPMDGPSWGAWPVGGAWLMTNLMERYQFAPDTATLRRLYPLLRGQVRFLLDVLVPEPTRGWLVTAPSNSPENFPAFPGNGEFFDETTGLVLTARTMAVGPTMDMQIIREVLTQFGEAARVLHMDSAMVTEALAARGRLAPNQVGKHGQLQEWLEDWDEIEPEHRHLSHLWGLYPGREITPEGTPALARAAAVSLDRRGTGGCGWSYAWKMGLRARLYDGNAAHDQFRALLGRSSVSNFFSLCGRALQVDGNLGATAAMAEMLVQSHGAVLHLLPALPSDWAQGTVTGLRARGGFTIDLSWRAAKVTEARLVATRAGEVVVQAPGLERVSASGRAVRVRRVGPATLAFEASPGVTYVLR
- a CDS encoding DUF1697 domain-containing protein produces the protein MPRYVAFLRGVMPTNCRMAELRAAFEAGGFAKVKTVLASGNVVFDARTAPVATLERKVEAAVFAGLGRTFETFVRPHDVLQAVLERDPFAPFRLPADAKRVVTFLRTPPVVPKLPVVLNEARIVAVEGCEVFTTYQRGAETPDFMKLIEQAFGKQQTTRTWDTVRKCTLA
- a CDS encoding fused MFS/spermidine synthase, with amino-acid sequence MTTAPWPAVRVRATLTLFAGLTFTNAALLFVVQPMFTKMVLPLLGGTAAVWNTCLLFFQAALLLGYCYAHMGSRLLDPTRQGLLHLVLLALALLVLPISIPEWLPPPSDARPVWWLLAVLAASLGLPFTLLAAGAPMFQRWFASTAHPGAGNPYVLYVASNLGSFAALLAYPLLVEPRWRLGEQGTAWRTGYLVLVALVGAAWWITRRWSAVATPSVAPVVAPAPTRALRVRWVLLSAVPSSLLLGVTTFISTDVAAVPLLWVVPLSLYLLTFTLVFGERPLLGREFMSGFHLFVGIALLVVVGMTPTKLHAAHVILHLLGFFGAAMVCHRQLADVRPHPAHLTEYYLWMSLGGVIGGAFNVLVAPVLYQRVIEYPLMLLVAFALRPGYGVYDRSRRAWLLDLVLPALVFGGMVASFQLRVPVEGRWPMILMWSVFTVAGLAVAAMFRRPLRLALGAAALFLAIEQRNAGNVERVITQERSFFGVYKVTRWEHYLMLTSGTTTHGAQDLVTSGKRTPLTYYTRQGPLGDIFSELTDSTQARRVGLVGLGTGTTACYARPGEPWTYFEIDPTVVQLATSGRVFTYVKECAPGVRIVLGDARRSLAAEPDRAYDLLVFDAFSSDAIPVHLMTREAVQLYRTKLQPYAAMAFHVSNRYLHLEPVLAAIAMDEGLVAVARDDAPDEEARAALHYGSRWVVLAPDSGTVRSLINDRGWRPAEPRSGVSAWTDDYSNIVRLLKKE
- a CDS encoding GMC family oxidoreductase is translated as MPQRQPSYDVCIVGSGAGGAMTAHALTQAGANVIMLEAGAWWDNTKDSAMLKFPYDSPRRGASTTERPFGEFDACIGGWQVEGEPYTKADGTKFDWWRARMLGGRTNHWGRISLRFGPDDFRRKSLDGLGDDWPITYNDIAPYYDQVDQLIGIFGSKENLPNHPDGVFHEAPRPRCYELHVKRAADKMGIWCIPARLSVITQPLNGRAPCHYCGQCNRGCMTNSNFSSPNVLLFPAQKTGRLTITVNAMAREVATDAQGLATGVHYIDKATGKDEFVAAKVVVLAASACESARILLNSRSARHPQGLANSSGVVGKYLTDTTGTDVAGFVPQLMDHVPHNCDGVGGGHIYMPWWLDNKKLDFPRGYHIEVWGGLGVPSYGFGGGIQGMPQSRGGGYGKALKDEYRRYYGSTIGFSGRGEQIPNADSYCELDPTVKDRYGIPVLRFHWKWRDDEYRQVRHMQETFRALIREMGGEPMGDMPSKERGYGIANGGAIIHELGCVRMGATARDSALNAHCQAWDCKNLFVTDGGSFVSQADKNPTWTILALAWRTADYITQQRKAGAI
- a CDS encoding serine/threonine protein kinase, encoding MTIESLRTLLAARYQIERELGRGGMGIVYLARDLALDRLVALKVLPADQAAASDVRERFLREARTAAQLSHPNIVPIHHAEAVNDVAYFAMGFVDGESLGERFRGRGALPVAEVVRYLREAAWALAYAHARGVIHRDVKPENLMLERSTGRLMVTDFGIARDTTRADGLTHTGNVLGTVHYMSPEQVAGAPLDGRSDLYALGVVGFLLLSGRFPFEGDVATAVLLAHATKPAPPLGSVAPDVPRSVAAVIDRCLAKDPDARPSTGEALAESLGAALAAAEQAAGAGAPGVVLSETEAAALWHRAAQLQADALRRLERKDIAPELTVAGAARGATPADGYRLEHVQAAAVEAGISQQFVSLALAEVRGARPAAGTAQGADTTATASWQERKAPRFLGTTERSLAVTRIVAAPPGKVLPALGQILQQGPFDLSLREVVGGHPLDGGVMVFTLPGDTSILGVASGLNMTWYGTRMQLEAATCQVTIREAPGAPGSTELTMYVDLRPGVRRNVNASAGIATFLASVTGIIGAAAGAAIGVATWAAALPAAAVAGLVGAGSAGLTGYASLALYRGSYRGAVARAQKEMGRALDAVGGSLQSNDLFGPRAHPEAPRKALPPDITPS
- a CDS encoding GTP-binding protein codes for the protein MAVPLLLIVGYLGAGKTTLLQRVIPLLGAEGVRPRVILNDYQDARVDAARLAALDALVTPISGDCICCGSREELLESLAGLVIDADTAVLIEANGTSDAAELHDVLALDPRLSALSRPIQVTVIDARRWQKRWFDKTLEREQVTTASHVWMNWAEELAPRRLASVEASLVEVNPLARRTTPEALTIELSSLVRQPTPTRIVRAGASSPSAHHDPHRHHFASVGVELPAVVERSALTSRVLALGPGLRRAKGVIGLADAPGAQWAWSYVAGDDALRFEALPLAGFATVAVFIGINLDEAALTALVEALRSDATAVRVTP
- a CDS encoding DUF3108 domain-containing protein, with the protein product MRRLLPTLLLAALPLYAQNGGAASVPFGVGESMVYNVKYGPLTVGTGRMEVVGIDTVRGRPAWHLRLEVRAGIPGFRVVNVLESWLDVSTLSSLRYRQETNNGGKEERRVAELFPDRAQYQETDWRVPKGGGPLQEIRKPDAEMSAQPLDQASFLFFARTLPLEAGQTYSYSRFYKPPNNPVTLSVLRRESVNVPAGRFGTVVVRPVFKSNGIFGQGGKASVWFTDDERRMMVKMETQVAFGSITLQLSEFQGGARP
- a CDS encoding MmcQ/YjbR family DNA-binding protein; amino-acid sequence: MGQWGNRLKPHGPLSSSAPGAYPPRRTSRLPLPPSALTRLRKACLALPEAHEVEAWGAPTFRVKNKLFAMFASRNDHHGGGRDGAWIKCTPTNQQLLITTWPARFFKPPYVGPSGWVGVVLDAATDWDGLRELLRDGYLAVAPATLRRALTEPATTPRVARKHPRR